The Avibacterium sp. 20-132 genome segment ACGCAAACCTCAATGTCTCTCGCAAGAACCATCACCGCGCAAGGATTTATTATTGGCGCAAATGAGATTTTCTGGTTGTCTGCGATAATGTTTATGTTGCTTTTTATCGTGGTGTGGTTTGCCAATCCGCCGTTTGGTAATAAGCATTAGTAAAGCAATAGAAAGAGTAAGAGCGGTGGAAAATTCAGCATTTTTACACCGCTCTTTTCTTTGATGGAGATTTTTATCTGGAGTGATAAACCACAATCGTTTTGCCGTGAGCTGAAATAAGATGTTGGTCTTCCAGCATTTTTAAAATTCGCCCAACGGTTTCACGGGAACAGCCGACCATTTGACCAATTTCTTGGCGAGTAATTTTGATCTGCATTCCTTCTGGGTGAGTCATTGCATCTGGCATTTTAGCGAGGTTTAGCAAGGTTTGTGCAATACGCCCTGCCACATCAAGGAAAGCAAGATTGCGAACTTGTCTTGAGGTATTTTGTAAACGACGAGCAAGCTGACCAGATAAATACATTAAAATTTCAGGATTTACTTGGATGAGCTGGCGGAATTTCTTGTAAGAAATTTCTGCCACTTCACACGTCATTTTTGTTTTTACCCAAGCTGAACGTTCTTGACCTTCTTCAAATAATCCCGCTTCGCCAAAGAAATCGCCTTGATTTAGGTAAGTAAGGATCATCTCTTTACCATCTTCATCTTTGACTAAAATAGCCACAGAGCCTTTGATGAGATAATAAAGCGTTTCTGCTTTTTCACCCGCGTGAATAATTGAACTTTTGGTTGGATATTTATGGATATGGCAATGAGATAAAAACCATTCTAAGGTTGGATCCATTGGCGGAGTATGTTGTTCTTGCACGGTGTCCTCCTACATTTATCATCTATGATTTAAGAAATTCCATTTTATCTTTAATATCAATGGATTCGTGTAATTCCGACCAAACAATTACAGCCGTTCCTTGACGTATTTTGGTCAGCAAGTTTTGCGTTTTCTGTTGGAGGGAAAGCTCCTGTTCACCGTAATCTGTCCCTTCACGCAGAATGAAACTTTCTGCAATATTAATGAGTGTTTCTTCTTCTAAATCTTGCCAAGGAATAATCATCATATTACCTAAAAATTGTTATTATGCAAAGTGTACCGCGATAAGTTTCCATTGTTGTTCAAAATTTTGACTAGAATGATGGCGAAAGTTAGAACGAACATAACGCATAAATTGTCCTTCACACAGATTAACAAGATAAGAGGCAATAATCCGTTCATCGAGATGAAACCCTTTTCCTTCACGTAATTTTCGCATTTGTAAAATATTCACAAATTGAAATTCTAAACGATCAAAAAATTGCGCAACGCGTGCTTGTAGGAGCGGATCTTCAAACATCAAGGCGTGTCCGGTAAGAACACGAGTAAGCCCGGGGTTTTTACGTGCAAAATCTAAAATCATTTGCATAATATCTCGCACACGGTTCATCGTGTTTGTTTCATTTTTGATTGAATGGTTGATACGGCTAAATAAATTACTTTCTAAATTATCAATCAAGGCTTCAAACATTTTGGTTTTACTTGGGAAATAGCGATAGAGTGCCGCCTCCGAAACACCGACTTCTTGGGCAAGGCGAGCCGTTGTCATCCGTTCCATTCCACGTTCGGAATGAAGCATATGGGTCAGCACGGTGAGGACTTGTAAACGGCGTTCTTTAACACTACGTTTATCACTTTTCGTTATTTTTTCTGTACGTTGTGTCGTGGTGTGCTTTTCTGTGATGGGCGCTGGCTCAATCCCCGCAATTTCTAATTGTTCTTCTACCATATTCCCTCTATTGCTTACCCGAATGCCCAAATCCGCCTTCACCACGTTCTGTTTGTTCAAAATCATTTACAACGTTAAATTCTGCCTGCACCACAGGAACGAACACAAGTTGTGCAATGCGATCCCCCACTTCCACCTTGAAAGGTTGATCACCACGGTTCCACATTGAAACCATTAAAGGGCCTTGATAATCAGAATCAATGAGACCAACTAAATTACCCAGTACAATACCGTGTTTATGCCCCAGTCCTGAACGAGGTAAAATGACGGCGGCAAGATTAGGATCGGCGATATAAATAGACAGCCCTGTTGGGATGAGCTTCGTTTCACCCGGTTGGATTTCAAAACTTTCTTCCACCAACGCACGCAGATCTAAGCCGGCAGAACCGCTTGTGGCATAAGCTGGCAAGGGAAATTGCGTGCCAATTCGGCTATCTAAAACTTTTACATCAATCTTTTTCATTTTTTTGTTTATTCCTTTCGTTCAAACTGAGCGTAAAATCGTTCCACAATATATTGAGTGAGTTGCCGTGCCAACTCTTTTTTACTGCTGTGTGGTAATTGTTGGTTGCCGTCACGCCAGAAAAGCTGAAGTTGGTTATCATCACCATTAAAGCCTTTTCCATCAGAAACATCATTGGCGCAGATCAGATCCAAATTTTTACGCACTAATTTATCCTGTGCATATTGGGCAACATTTTGCGTTTCTGCGGCAAATCCTACCACAAAAGGACGGTTCTCAGTGAGTGCAGCCACAGCGGCAATAATATCAGGGTTTTTCACCAATTCTAAGGTGAGCATATCATTTCCAGCCGTTTTCTTTATTTTTTGATCGGCGATCTGGGCTACGCGGTAATCTGCTACGGCTGCACAGCCAATGAAAATATCCACTTGTGGTGCAAGTGAAAGGGTAACATCCGCCATTTCTTGAGCAGAAATGACATCAATTCGTTCTACTTGCGCAGGCGTGGACAAATTGACAGGCCCTACAATTAATTTTACTTTTGCGCCTCGTTTGGCAAAGGCTTCGGCAATAGCAAAGCCCATTTTTCCTGAGCTGTGATTGCTAATATAACGCACGGGATCAATGGCTTCACGCGTTGGGCCTGCGGTAATGGCAACCTTTAAGTGGCTGAGATCT includes the following:
- the slmA gene encoding nucleoid occlusion factor SlmA; amino-acid sequence: MTKSDKRSVKERRLQVLTVLTHMLHSERGMERMTTARLAQEVGVSEAALYRYFPSKTKMFEALIDNLESNLFSRINHSIKNETNTMNRVRDIMQMILDFARKNPGLTRVLTGHALMFEDPLLQARVAQFFDRLEFQFVNILQMRKLREGKGFHLDERIIASYLVNLCEGQFMRYVRSNFRHHSSQNFEQQWKLIAVHFA
- the coaBC gene encoding bifunctional phosphopantothenoylcysteine decarboxylase/phosphopantothenate--cysteine ligase CoaBC, with product MQDLQGKRIVIGITGGIAAYKSIELIRLLRKSQAEVRVVLTAAAAEFVTPLTLQAISGNAVAQSLLDPQAELAMGHIELAKWADLIVIAPASADFMARLNAGMANDLLTTICLATAAPILLAPAMNQQMFRQPITQQNLTNLKARGIATVGPNSGEQACGDVGFGRMSEPAEIYTALCEMLLPKQDLSHLKVAITAGPTREAIDPVRYISNHSSGKMGFAIAEAFAKRGAKVKLIVGPVNLSTPAQVERIDVISAQEMADVTLSLAPQVDIFIGCAAVADYRVAQIADQKIKKTAGNDMLTLELVKNPDIIAAVAALTENRPFVVGFAAETQNVAQYAQDKLVRKNLDLICANDVSDGKGFNGDDNQLQLFWRDGNQQLPHSSKKELARQLTQYIVERFYAQFERKE
- a CDS encoding YheU family protein codes for the protein MIIPWQDLEEETLINIAESFILREGTDYGEQELSLQQKTQNLLTKIRQGTAVIVWSELHESIDIKDKMEFLKS
- the dut gene encoding dUTP diphosphatase, producing MKKIDVKVLDSRIGTQFPLPAYATSGSAGLDLRALVEESFEIQPGETKLIPTGLSIYIADPNLAAVILPRSGLGHKHGIVLGNLVGLIDSDYQGPLMVSMWNRGDQPFKVEVGDRIAQLVFVPVVQAEFNVVNDFEQTERGEGGFGHSGKQ
- the crp gene encoding cAMP-activated global transcriptional regulator CRP, with amino-acid sequence MDPTLEWFLSHCHIHKYPTKSSIIHAGEKAETLYYLIKGSVAILVKDEDGKEMILTYLNQGDFFGEAGLFEEGQERSAWVKTKMTCEVAEISYKKFRQLIQVNPEILMYLSGQLARRLQNTSRQVRNLAFLDVAGRIAQTLLNLAKMPDAMTHPEGMQIKITRQEIGQMVGCSRETVGRILKMLEDQHLISAHGKTIVVYHSR